A genome region from Pygocentrus nattereri isolate fPygNat1 chromosome 6, fPygNat1.pri, whole genome shotgun sequence includes the following:
- the gpr34b gene encoding probable G-protein coupled receptor 34b, with protein MAEKCYQALHNTTPTSNSLVGTQKQDGQANCTLDGSSLRVLLAISYSIFFLLGLVGNLLALWVFLRLHSKKNSVRVFLINLAVADLLLVVCLPFRIAYHANNDCWVLNPIICKVVGNVFYMNMYISIVLLGLISIDRYLKLQRISSKQRFLRSRESILTCCLLWVVAIALILPYIALNKQNTPTTKCFHYKQLHNAKWKGYFNLLLVVTFWVVYGALVMSYGKIAMGLLRVSREKPDLPNAVKYGRTARKSFFILFLFTVCFVPYHLVRIFYIISQITDVSCQWVEVVDKTNEIALLLSAFNSCLDPVMYFVLCGSVRRTVLQLLCKCIRLAVSGHSNSSSNDTGRTQRDQLTESEITTLRRKTQIKPLDT; from the coding sequence ATGGCAGAGAAATGCTACCAAGCCTTACACAATACCACTCCCACATCCAACAGCCTGGTAGGAACTCAAAAGCAAGACGGTCAGGCTAATTGCACTTTGGATGGCAGCAGCCTCCGGGTCCTTCTAGCCATCTCCTACTCAATCTTCTTCCTGTTGGGCTTAGTTGGCAACCTCCTGGCTCTTTGGGTGTTCCTGCGTCTGCACTCCAAGAAGAATTCGGTGCGAGTTTTCCTCATCAACTTGGCGGTGGCTGACTTGCTCCTTGTGGTCTGCCTGCCCTTCCGGATAGCCTACCATGCCAACAATGACTGCTGGGTCCTGAATCCAATAATCTGCAAGGTGGTGGGCAATGTCTTCTACATGAACATGTACATAAGCATTGTCCTGTTGGGTCTGATTAGCATCGACCGTTACCTGAAGTTGCAAAGGATCTCCAGCAAGCAGAGGTTTCTCAGAAGTAGAGAGAGCATACTCACATGCTGCCTTCTCTGGGTGGTGGCTATTGCTCTGATATTACCATATATTGCCCTGAATAAGCAAAACACACCAACCACTAAGTGTTTCCATTataaacagctgcacaatgCCAAATGGAAGGGTTATTTCAACTTACTCTTAGTGGTCACCTTCTGGGTGGTCTATGGAGCCCTTGTAATGTCTTACGGGAAGATCGCAATGGGGCTGTTGCGTGTCTCTCGGGAGAAGCCTGATCTTCCAAATGCAGTCAAGTATGGCAGAACAGCTCGGAAATCcttctttattctctttctcttcactgTGTGCTTCGTGCCCTATCACTTGGTGAGGATCTTCTACATCATCTCCCAGATCACAGATGTCTCCTGCCAGTGGGTTGAGGTGGTGGACAAAACCAATGAGATAGCTCTGCTGCTGTCGGCCTTCAACAGCTGCCTGGATCCAGTCATGTACTTTGTGCTATGTGGCTCTGTGCGCAGGACTGTGTTGCAGCTTCTGTGTAAATGCATTCGCCTGGCGGTTTCAGGACATTCCAACAGCTCCTCCAATGACACTGGGAGAACCCAACGGGATCAGCTTACAGAAAGCGAGATCACCACTTTGCGAAGAAAGACTCAGATCAAACCTTTGGATACATGA
- the gpr82 gene encoding probable G-protein coupled receptor 82, whose translation MSELCGNKTDFSGINGTDNNCSKRCSLEQDQQHITVLPWIYLTLAVVGFLVNGLAMLDLWRSEKTPTVIFTLNIVVSDLMVCCSFPFRTAYYSSGSEWKAGSSICLITGFVMVCFFSINLYCNMCFLLWTSINRYATVVQPRWALFQAFRQPKLCWVICAITWILGTTSVIGPLGYKASLNPTGPELITCFYQMVNKGMEQGDTLQAIGVGIFFFILGLMLVSYSLLIFHLQKVRGGSMVGAGFGPGGGLKVRRKILATVVLFVACFLPYHVQRIRIMAASDSRDCQQKRKDLDVKTLTIVVAALSCCLHPMMHLVLRLPCCRVKRNVRPNPKPEITRSQITPNIQATELTPNVKKE comes from the exons ATGTCAGAGCTCTGTGGAAATAAAACAGATTTCTCAGGAAtcaatggaacagacaacaatTGCAG TAAAAGGTGTTCACTGGAACAAGATCAACAACACATTACAGTTCTGCCTTGGATCTATCTGACCCTGGCTGTTGTGGGCTTCCTGGTCAATGGACTTGCCATGCTGGATCTTTGGAGGTCTGAAAAGACACCAACCGTCATCTTCACCTTAAACATAGTGGTATCTGACTTGATGGTTTGCTGCAGCTTCCCCTTTAGAACAGCTTACTACAGCTCTGGCTCTGAATGGAAGGCTGGCTCTTCCATCTGCTTGATCACAGGGTTTGTTATGGTTTGCTTCTTTTCCATTAACCTCTACTGTAACATGTGCTTCTTGCTGTGGACTAGCATCAACCGCTATGCTACAGTGGTACAGCCACGCTGGGCTTTATTCCAAGCCTTCAGGCAGCCAAAGCTCTGCTGGGTCATCTGCGCCATCACCTGGATACTGGGAACCACCAGTGTAATTGGACCTCTGGGATATAAGGCGAGCCTGAATCCTACAGGACCAGAACTGATTACCTGCTTTTACCAGATGGTGAACAAAGGAATGGAGCAAGGGGACACTTTACAAGCCATAGGTGTTGGAATATTCTTTTTCATCCTTGGCCTGATGCTAGTCAGTTACAGTCTGCTGATTTTCCACTTGCAGAAGGTGAGAGGGGGAAGCATGGTTGGTGCTGGTTTCGGGCCAGGGGGAGGCCTAAAGGTGAGGAGGAAAATCCTGGCCACTGTGGTTCTTTTTGTCGCCTGTTTCCTGCCCTACCATGTGCAGCGGATCAGGATAATGGCTGCATCGGACAGCAGAGACTGTCAGCAAAAGCGAAAAGACTTGGATGTGAAGACTCTCACCATTGTAGTGGCAGCACTCAGCTGTTGCCTGCATCCAATGATGCACCTGGTGCTGCGTTTGCCCTGCTGCAGAGTCAAGCGCAACGTGAGACCCAATCCTAAACCAGAAATTACACGAAGCCAAATTACACCTAATATACAAGCCACTGAGTTGACCCCAAATGTTAAAAAGGAGTAA